The genomic stretch CTGTGATGGTGACTCACagtgccctgtgtctctgtacagAGGAGGAGTGGGACAGGCTGCTCGAGCTCTCGCCGCTCTTCCAGCTCCTCAGACGGGTGGAGCAGCAGCTGAGGGGCGGAGCCAAAGAAGCAGGGCTACTCAGGGGAGGGGCCCATGGTGCGTCACTCAAAAAGCTGCATACACTCAATGAGCTCCATGACATTTGGGGCTGAGGTCCAACaattgctctgtactccacagttttagatgtGTAATCAATGTTACACAGATGAGGTGGGGTGCTTTCGACCTTTCTTTTCGCCTCCAAACCTTGCTCCTGCTCCTACTCTGGTGAATTTTGGTCTCATTtatccacaagaccttttcccAGGTGCTTCCGAGCAAACGGTAACCTGGTCATCCTCTTTCTGTCCATTCTCCGGACATCTAACCTAACCTTAACGTAACCTCTTCGAATGTCTTTAGTTGCATTTCAGTTGCAACATAGGTTTAAACTAACGGGAATTTACAGACCTCTGTTTATGTTAACATGGCAGTTGAAGTGTCAATCTCGAGCGGCATCTTTGGTGGTTGGTATTAATAATTTGATTTTAGTGTCGTGTAGAGTTTGTGGCTAGCTCTAGTGATCCACCAAATGTGGGTAAGTGTTgtcttaataaataaaacgtgCAGTTTATGCCTTTTCCCATCATTGCTTCTCCGCTATATGACAGACTTCACCGCAACATAAGATTATAACAAATTGATATTCAGCTGCCTTACTCACTTCCgttttttcagttgaaatggCCCAAATTTATTTCACATGGAAAACTTGTTTTTGGTTATGTAAACTGCCCTaaggctgcttttttttttttttttttaaatttatttttagactGTTTAAATCACGGCCAAATCCATGTGCGCATGCCCAGTGGCGCTGAAATGATGATACAGTTTCTCTTTGACAGGCAGGGGGCAACCTTTCCTGGACCTGCTGGACGCGCAGCTGGAGTGTGAGGGGGAGCTCATTCCTCTTGACTTGAGAACATTGAGTCCTAGGGAGTTTTTGGTGTATCAGCACGGGCTGTTCCTCCTCCAGGCACTCCACACCCATTCTCAGgtccacctctctctccatcctctgttttttaaacacaaaacaggaaggacagggccaataaatgtaaaaaggcTAGGCTGCAGACAGAGTTTGCCTGACTGGATTTTTCTGCCTCACAGATGCCCAATGTTACCCTCCGAGTTGCCACCAGCCTTCCCACAAATAACTACCACCACAATGCCTTCCGAAACTCCTTCCTTTACCAGGTGCTGTTCTATGGTCATTTTTCATGCGAGTGCTTATaatagtgtgtgtttatgtgcgcacgtgtatgtccaggtgtgtgtacgtgtgtgtgtaatacggCGTTTGCAGGAGGCAGAACAGACGTTGTTTGTGAGACGGCAGCGGCTGCGGTCTGCGGGGGGGttctccctgctgctgctgcactgcaTGTCTCATATTGCATCTGGAGACATGAGCCTCGACGCTAGCCCCGCCTTCCAGAGGACGTTCCAtacggtacacacacacgcacccgtgcacacacacacacatagtcaccCATCAAAAATAGACAccacaaacaccaaaaaaaaaaaagatggcacCGGAATCTAGAGCactgctatgtgtgtgtgtcatgtgccCAGGTACTGGAAGTGTGCCTCAGTGAGCTGTTCCTGACCAGACTGGGCACTCCGCCAACTGTGAGGGAGAAGCCCGCAGAGGAGGATGTGGGTGGGGGCGTTTTCAGCGACCTGCATTCCCAGCCAGCCATCGACCTTTTGATAAAGCGGATGCAGAGACCAGCCAGCATGCTTCTTTCTGAAGATGTAAGTTGTCTTCGTAAATCCCCCCCAACGTGACTTTCAGGTATTACACCTCCTTCAGTGCGATGACCTAATCTAGACTGATTAGAGGGCCATTTAGGTGCACTACGCCGCATATGCCTGTTTCAACAACAGTGTGCCACTGCCACCTTCGAGTAAAGCTAGGGTGAAGTTGTGTCTTTAGGAGACAGGGGGGTGCTTGTGAAGCGCGTCGGCTGTTTGTGCGCTGGCTCGGCCGCTCTGGCGGTCGTGCCGAGCCTGCGATATTGCGGTGGCGATGACCGCCAGTGTTTGCGCTCAAGCTGCTGCAGGAGCATCTGGCTAAGTGGAGGGAGGAGTCTGCCTTCCGGCGGGTGGAGAGCCTGATACGGCAACAGAGCTTggaggagaaagacagaggaggGGGCTGCAGCCCTGCCCAGCCCCAGTGCTCGGTGAGTGCCCCCACCTGGTTGAAAAGAGAACTGCGAACAAGTGTCCCTGTCAAATGCTACATGTAGCATCTCACAGAAGATGTTCACAAAGCCTCCGTATACACTGCACACCACATACAGAAATgtaacatatatttaaaaattatttattctgaCAGCCATTAGGTACATGTTCATAATTAATGATGACAAGAGACTTTCTCTGAGTGCACTTTTCCATCAGCCACATCGTGAATCAAATTAACTTGACATATTGATTTGGGTGTGTCAGCATACATAATACATACGAAAGCTTTACCATGATGCAGTGTTGTGTTTAGTACATGGTAGATTTGAATGataagaaagacaaaaagacaGTGAAAAAGCATCATTAAAGTACACATTCATAATTTTCTTATATTATTCGGCACATTTCTgcaaaataagaagaagaagaagaagaagaataagaagaaggcTTTATTTGTCGCATGcttatacatgtacatacagtgaaatgcgtcctctgcatttaacccgtcctagttacttaggagcagtgggcagccacagtgcatcGCCCGGgaaccaactccagttctgaggccagtacCTCGGTCAAGGGTAAAGCCTGGTTTAATAAGGCTTGCTCTCAAAACAGTCAACACAGTGCAAAATAAAAGAGtacattttcactgttttcacATAAATGACAATACCAAGTACAGCTttgcaaaatgttacaaatAAAAACTCAGCATATAACTTGAACTTCATGGGAATTTGCTATAATGTCATGATGTTAAACATAGAGTgttcaatccccccccccccggcgccccgccccccttcttCCAAGAAGGGGGCGAGGTGGGAGCTGGGCGTTGGTCCTTTTCCTTTGTTCGCTGCCCATTTGCTTTTGAGGTctgctcatttttaaacaattttaaaatgcatttcatacatTTACTGCCATGTACTGCAACTGCAACAAAGCACGTGCGTTAATGAGTTTGCAAGCGTATGATTCCTAGTAAGATTTCACTACCAAAAAGTGGCAATCAAAAAAAGTGAGGCAATACATTTGGACGGATGCGAAAATATTTCAACACTAATTTATTACACAACATGACAGGCGGCGAAGCCGAGTGATATGCAAAGCAAAAGCAGCGCGCGGGTTTTTTAACCATTTTGGACCCAGAGCCCGTTACATCCATCCCACCTTAAAATGTGTACTTTGTTTTTAGAGTAGCCTACATGGGTGCGAGGTTATTTAGTTTTCAAGATGCATATAAAAGTCGTTTTAGAACATTTGAATGGGGGGTGTTACTTTGAGTTAAAAAGGTAGCATGACTTTCTTCCAGCTTCGTCGGTTTAGACCGTTTGCAgtacaataataacaatgatagCAATAATTCCAAGCACAAGTCCAACGATATTCAGAATCTTGGCGGTCCGCGATGCTTCCTGCGCCTTGGCCGTATCTCCAACGCTATTTGCACCGCTCACCTTCAATACACAAAGGTTATAGTCAcgacattaaataaataaagaaattttgatattacattttgtttttgcaaaaaaaaaaaacaacatttgtttgcacttttctcgtttattttgttattagttAATCTAAAACTTACCCTGCTTGAACAAATAATCGCAGCAATTCCGAGGGGAAGGCAACAGCAAAGTGTGTTGAAGATAGACCAGGCCAAATACGTTGGCGCTTGTGAGCCTGCATGAGTCCCGTCCATGGTCCCGGTGCTTAACTTGGCTTCTTGAGTTGAGACGCAGACCCAAAGACTTGTTTCCGCAGCATAGGGTCGCCTGGATTATAAAGACAAGGGTAAAGGGGTGGAGAAAGAGGAggtacttacattacattattattcaCACACTTAATAAACATATGcgtattgtaataataataataataataataataataaaagccgCCGAAGGTAGGCATCGGCTGAAATAATTAAATCGTCTAATATGCTAAATGTGTTTTGCCCATAAAATGACAACTGTTATAACTATAAGTAATTTAGTGTTACAATTATCATTCTTCCTCTATCTTCATAGTCTAACATCaatcatattttgaaaaaactttATTGGGTCAGCTTAATGAAGACGTCCTAGCTGGACTGCTCTGCAGTTTTACGGTTTCTCCGGTGCCTCGTTTGTTTATTTGAGAAGTGTACGTTACACATAAACAGATCGGGTCATAGGCGAACAGTGTAGCCAACTGCTTGTTTTCTTAAGTTTTTCTGAAAAAACACAGGTAACAGCCTACGTATAACGGGCTCCGGGTTTATCTGAGAATTGAATAAACTCTGGGTAATGAGTTTGTTACGAAAGAATATGCCTGCAGTCAATCAAGCGTCACCGTGAAATAAACTGTTGAAACATTTTCCTATCTATCGAAGCTTGCCTCTTTATCTTTGATGATGTAGCCTACACGTGGTAGGTAGGCCGACATGGCATTCCGCTGTCAACGCGTTTCTACTGTCGCTGCAGTTGGCTGTGCATTGTTGTGTATGTAGCCTACTATCAACGAAAACTGAACTAAAATTTGGAGAATTTACACGTATGAAAGGTATGCATTCTAATTACTTGAAGCAAAGAAACGAAAATGGTCTTTAGCTGCAATATCAAGGGACTGGCTTTGGATGGAAACATACAGCGCTGCTACTGTAGCCTATTGTCTTGTCtgaaatatataggctacaaataGCCTACAACGCAGAGGACCGCAAAATAAGTGGGACACCATACCCCAAAtctcatccccctcccccttctagAAAGCAGACACTGTGCTTTTTAACGTGCTTGTTGGTCTCCACCATGAGACATGATGTcgcaatatttttgaaaatgcccGATGAAACATGGTGTACAGAGTTTCCTGGCGCTGACAAGGCATTCTAAATAATCCAGCATATAATTAACAGAGACTGCAAGGTAACAAACAATAGCAGAGTGCTAAAAAAAATTCGCAAGCTGCGACAAGAAAGCATCACATTGCAGCTGTGTTACAATATTTCACCCTACCCACCCTACCAAGTGGTCAATTACGTAGCCTAATTTACGTAGTTTTTATCGCGTTAAGCGGCACGACGATAAATTCATGCTATTTGCGCCTTTTTGACCACAATGTTTCGTATTGCCTGTTTTTAATCATtagttagtttaaaaaaaaaaactttaattgtATCTGTGATGTTAATTCAACCTTTCTTCAAACTTATTTGGCTACATGAAACCAGTTTATTATTcttcaattttgtttgtgttatcCAAATGGCCAAACGTTGATTGAAATAGAAGACTGAATAGCAGTCATCATTGGTATTGTATTGCGGCCATGCACAAGCACGAGAGTTGCAATTCGAGAAAAGGAATACTTCAAACAAAGTC from Anguilla anguilla isolate fAngAng1 chromosome 12, fAngAng1.pri, whole genome shotgun sequence encodes the following:
- the LOC118210457 gene encoding uncharacterized protein LOC118210457; translated protein: MTDRLTELWDELNSRQAELEAAFTAQLCLREHCQLRADTAQAVLLGSFWYKDFGLPGIWGCRNPEKSLGVTQHRVLPVLKRLIQLLEENKQTGISSSIHCWPSSGTSAKPPFGPEADSQAWTTSVPAVKGTSAQSVKDPAGGVQPRDPGGSRRPSAPQASPPRTQRAAAAAPPHVHAKDAQLRRDLTEYVCVPILTEEEWDRLLELSPLFQLLRRVEQQLRGGAKEAGLLRGGAHGRGQPFLDLLDAQLECEGELIPLDLRTLSPREFLVYQHGLFLLQALHTHSQMPNVTLRVATSLPTNNYHHNAFRNSFLYQEAEQTLFVRRQRLRSAGGFSLLLLHCMSHIASGDMSLDASPAFQRTFHTVLEVCLSELFLTRLGTPPTVREKPAEEDVGGGVFSDLHSQPAIDLLIKRMQRPASMLLSEDLLQEHLAKWREESAFRRVESLIRQQSLEEKDRGGGCSPAQPQCSRKEEDAKMEQH